In the genome of uncultured Fibrobacter sp., the window TCGAGAGGACCTCTCCAGGTTCCCGAAACGGAAGACCCGATCTTTGCGAATGCACTTGACCGCCTGCGCGTAAGCCGCGTGAACCCTGAACTTTTGAAAACACTGGAGGCAAACATGTTCGACCGTCATGAATACGAGGTTCTCGAAGCCGAAGCCTTCTTGAAGGGCCAAGCAAATGGCGCACGGCAGGAACGTGAAAAAAACGAAGTTCGCGACTCAAAACGGGCTGACTTCTTGCGTTCGCAGAATGTGCCGGAGAACGTTATTTCAGCGATGCTTTCACTTAAGTAGTCTATACACAAAAAGGTAGTCAAAAGGCTACCTTTTTGATGCTTGGGACGATTTATTAAAATTGTCCAAAAACCAGTCGCACGACACAGAAGCAATTAGTTAGCCGTTTCCGTCTTTTTTTCCTGCTGGCTTTGCCATTTTCTACGAAGAGTAGCAACGAGAACAACAGCGGGGATTGTCACGCGATAAGCGGGGCCTGCAATATCTACAGCGGTCCAGATTCCGGTCAGAATAAGTCCAATGGGCCCCGCAAGCACAGCAAGGCCTCTTGACAGCGTGATGTTTCCGGCTAAAGCGAGGCCTCGACCAAAGAGGAAATTTGCGACAGCGTTTGCCACCGTGAGAGCCAACTGATATGACATAAATCCACCTGCAACAAAAGCAAGCTGGAATGTTCCCAACAAAATTTCCGGTGTCATTGTTTCCGAGTTTGCAAGCCCCATCGTACCTGCGAGTTGCCTCAGTTCTTCTTCACTCATTTTCTTAAGCGAATCAGACAAAATCTTCATCAAGAGTTCATTTTCAATATCATTGACGCTAGCGTCTTTATTGAATTTGACCTTGACCCTGCTACAAACATCCGTCAGGACCTCTCTATACAAAACGCCCTTGCCACTACGGAACATGGTTGCAAAAGTATTTGCACCAAAGCACTGAATTTCAGCAGCGATTTCTTGCCAATACTGATGATGATCTGGTTGATGTTTTTTGTAAAGTTCGCTTTTGACAAGTTCTCCTGTCATGCGCTCCGCACCATCTCTGTCATGGATCAAACACAAGACAAGATCATTTAAATCGGCCGACTCCATCTGCCCCAAAAAAACAAGATCTTCATCTTCACGATATACCATTTTTATCTCCTTCTCACTTGACAAAACGGTCTATTAGCAATATAATCAATTTTTCTAAAAGGAGCAACAAAAAAGCCCCGGTCAAGCCGGGGCTACAAAAGCATTGCAAAGCTTTTCATCAATAGATGAAAAGCATCTCACGATACTTCGGCAGAGGCCACATTTCGTCGGGGACGACCTTTTCGAGGCCATCGACAACCTTGCGCAAAGCGGCCATCGCATCGAGAATACCTTCGTGCAGGCCGTTCAGGCTTTCTTCCATGGTAGCGATGGCGGCACTCAGGTTCTTGACGCCTTCACCCAGAGACTTCACGTACGCATCGACGCCGGGGAAGCCCTGGTTCAGAGCCATTTCGTTGGTCTTTAACGCGCTGGAGTAAGCTTCGACGACCTTCGGCAAGATGATGTTTTTGGCCATGTCGCGGCAGACTTCGCCTTCGATGTGAATGCGCTTGTGGAAATCTTCGACGTTGATTTCGTAGCGGGACTCCATTTCGCGGCGGTTCATGACGCCATACTTTTCGAACAACTGAATATTTTCTTCCTTGGTGAGAGCCTTGAGGGCTTCCACGGAGGTACGAATATTCGGGAGACCGCGGCGTTCAGCTTCGGCAACCCATTCGTCGGTGTAGCCGTTACCGTTGAAGATGACGCGCTTGTGTTCCTTCACGATCTTCTGCAAAATCTTTTGCAGGCCCGTGTGGAAGTTCTTTTCGTCAAGCTTTTCGAGCTGTTCCGAAATCATGTCGAAAGCTTCGGCCACGATGGTGTTCAGAACCACGTTCGGCTCAGAGCAGCTCTGGCTGGAACCCGGTGCACGGAATTCGAACTTGTTGCCGGTGAAGGCGAACGGAGAAGTTCTGTTACGGTCGGTGGCATCGCGCGGCAAAGCCGGGAGCATGTCGGCACCAATGCGGAGTGCACCGGCTTGCTTGCTGGACTTGGGCACGCCTTGTTCAATCTGTTCGATGACGTCCATGAGCTGGTCGCCGAGGAACATGGAAACGATTGCCGGAGGAGCTTCGTTTGCACCGAGGCGATGGTCGTTGCCGGCGCCAGCAGTCGTCATGCGGAGCAAGTCAGCATGGGTGTCGACAGCGTAAATGATGGCGCAGAGCGTGGTGAGGAACACGGCGTTCTGGTGCGGGTCCTTGCCCGGATTGAGCAAGTTACCCTTACCGTAAGACACGGACCAGTTGTTGTGTTTGCCGGAACCATTCACGCCAGCGAAAGGCTTTTCGTGGAGCAAGCAAACGAGGCCATTCTTGTCGGCCACATTGCGGAGCACTTCCATGATTTGCATGTTGTGGTCGCAAGCGAGGTTCACTTCTTCGAACATCGGGGCCAGTTCGAACTGGGCAGGCGCCACTTCGTTGTGGCGAGTCTTGGCCGGAATGCCGAGCTTCCAGAGTTCGATTTCCACTTCGTTCATGAAGTTCAGAATGCGAGCCGGGATGCTACCGAAGTAGTGGTCATCCATCTGTTGGTGCTTTGCAGGAGCGGCACCGAACAGCGTGCGGCCAGCTTGGTACAGGTCGGGGCGTTGCAGGTAAAAGCGCTTGTCGATCAGGAAGTATTCCTGTTCGGCACCGAGCGTGACCGTCGTCTTCTTCGGGCCCGCCTTAAAGCAGGTCATGAGACGGCGAGTCGATTTAGAAAGAGCTTGCAAGCTGCGCAGGAGCGGAGTCTTCTTGTCGAGCGCTTCGCCGGTGTAGCTACAGAAAGCCGTCGGAATGCAGAGCGTGGCACCGTTGCCATGGCGCTTGAGGAATGCCGGGCTGGTCGGATCCCAGGCGGTATAGCCGCGGGCTTCGAACGTAGAACGGAGTCCCCCACTCGGGAAGCTAGAAGCGTCCGGTTCGCCAACAATC includes:
- a CDS encoding glutamine synthetase III, with product MSVSYRKKTINEIAKAPTAPVKPAGPVNVDFYGEDVFNIDAMREYLPKDVCEKLIATINEGAALDPSIAGDVAHAMKKWAMDRGATHFTHWFQPLTGSTAEKHDSFLEPDGCRAIMAFSGKNLIVGEPDASSFPSGGLRSTFEARGYTAWDPTSPAFLKRHGNGATLCIPTAFCSYTGEALDKKTPLLRSLQALSKSTRRLMTCFKAGPKKTTVTLGAEQEYFLIDKRFYLQRPDLYQAGRTLFGAAPAKHQQMDDHYFGSIPARILNFMNEVEIELWKLGIPAKTRHNEVAPAQFELAPMFEEVNLACDHNMQIMEVLRNVADKNGLVCLLHEKPFAGVNGSGKHNNWSVSYGKGNLLNPGKDPHQNAVFLTTLCAIIYAVDTHADLLRMTTAGAGNDHRLGANEAPPAIVSMFLGDQLMDVIEQIEQGVPKSSKQAGALRIGADMLPALPRDATDRNRTSPFAFTGNKFEFRAPGSSQSCSEPNVVLNTIVAEAFDMISEQLEKLDEKNFHTGLQKILQKIVKEHKRVIFNGNGYTDEWVAEAERRGLPNIRTSVEALKALTKEENIQLFEKYGVMNRREMESRYEINVEDFHKRIHIEGEVCRDMAKNIILPKVVEAYSSALKTNEMALNQGFPGVDAYVKSLGEGVKNLSAAIATMEESLNGLHEGILDAMAALRKVVDGLEKVVPDEMWPLPKYREMLFIY
- a CDS encoding DUF3944 domain-containing protein; its protein translation is MVYREDEDLVFLGQMESADLNDLVLCLIHDRDGAERMTGELVKSELYKKHQPDHHQYWQEIAAEIQCFGANTFATMFRSGKGVLYREVLTDVCSRVKVKFNKDASVNDIENELLMKILSDSLKKMSEEELRQLAGTMGLANSETMTPEILLGTFQLAFVAGGFMSYQLALTVANAVANFLFGRGLALAGNITLSRGLAVLAGPIGLILTGIWTAVDIAGPAYRVTIPAVVLVATLRRKWQSQQEKKTETAN